The sequence below is a genomic window from Macadamia integrifolia cultivar HAES 741 chromosome 1, SCU_Mint_v3, whole genome shotgun sequence.
TttccattcttcaaaatttttgcCAAGTGGATTGATGATTTGGCCATTTTGATGGTTGAGTATtgagaaaatctcaaaaatggTGGCCCATATCCAACATATGGTCCACCTGCCATCTATGGGGCTTCTCCTATTCTGTTTATCCTGTTCTTGAAACAATCTCCACTGCAGgtttaaaaaggaaaaggaggtCCCCCAATCAAAGTGACTTTTTCACTGAATTTTGAGAGTATTGTATTGACACAATAAAGTCATATTGGTGTGAAATTTAACCTGTCACTAGATGATGGTATGAACTACATTTCCACTGAATTTGGGGAACGGAACTTCCAGGCTATAAGAGGGAAACCCGTCCCTGATTTTACTTATAAAAGGAAATTATGATATTGCTGCTCTGTGTTTCCTTTGAACAGTAGTTTCCTAATGATATAAAACATGCTTCTGAAACTGGAAAATGTTGAAGACTCACATTCTGGAAGCAAATCTTCTTCTGATATGGGTTCAGGTATGGTGGAGGTCCAACATTGGCACGGAAATTGATCGGTTCTGGTTTGTCTCAGACAGAGTTGGCTATTGAAGTCTATCCTCTGCGCCTTCAATTATTTGCGATGCCTAAAGGAGAACATGCCACAATCAGAATAAGCAAGAAGGTGGTTTCGGCTTTTCTTATCATAGTGCATTTGTTATCAGTTAAAGGTGATTTTAATTGTCAGGAAGAGCGCGTCTGAAATTCAAACTATCTTGGACAGGACACCATTGGAGAGCTACACAGAAGGACGTGTGAAATTTTTTATCTAAATTTGGAGCAAGTGAGCATTCATTTAACTAGATGCTCATTAATACTTCGTTGATTTAATTTGGCGATGATGATgttcatttttctctcttattgtaGGTATGCATTTGGGACTATTATGGCCATCAGAAACATGCTTTGATGAATGACATGGAAAAGACTCTTGATGATGTGAATATACAGATGGACCAGGATGTGAGTATCTCTTTCTATCCTCTTTAGTTTTATAGCTGAACTTATGTTTGTTACGGTGAACAGTGAACCAGTGGGGAGTCCAATGCCATTGGATGAGGTCATGAGCTTTGGGTGAGTGCTACATTGGTCGATGCTATCAACAGCACTACCTCCACTGTTCTATGCACTCATATGCTTGGAATTTTGTAGCTTGCTATAGAAATGTATTAggtaaccccaagggggtagctcagttggcatAGACCAACAAATCACCATTAAGAGGTCATCAGTTCAATGGACCTACCTAAAAAAAGTGATCATGCAAAGTGATCTAGATGACCCATTTGGTCCATTTGGGATGGTAACATGAGTTATGGCAGTTCAGAGTCTTAGAGGAAAAAATAAGTTGGATAAGCAATGTGGTGTATGCCTCTTGTGCTTTTCACATTGAAGTTActtacctaaaaaaaattcctctaAAGTGGGAGCTGAGTTGTCAGACTAAGCTTAAAGGGCTCACATGTTTGCCACACCTCCTATTCTTCTAGTGGGGTAGTTTCAACTCAACAGTTCCCAGCACTTGGCCCTCTTCTCAAATTTTAAAACTCGAAACATTATATTATGAGGATAAGAAATTAAGAGTCAGTGAACAGTATGCTTTACGGAGATGATGTGGACAAGGACACTGGGTATAAACTATAAAGCCAATACATGTGCATGTGTGAGTACATATGTATTTATAGTTTGATGAAAGTGCATGCCAATTTAAATCATTAATACTTGGTCACATCTTAACAACTTTTTCcttatctttcttttcactCTAAACAGATTCTGGTGGAGGTTCTTGGTGATGCAAATGGTAATGCTTCAGGTGGTTGTATGAGCCCTGTACAGGACAATGGATGTGTAGAGAAAGATTCAACTTCTGTTCTTCTAGAACCTTGTAAGTCAAGCTTGTCCATTGCAGGGGGTATGTCTGCAAGCAAGGGTGTTTCAAGAAGCTGCAGTTCGGACTTGTCTCAAAACCATCAGCTGACTTCACCTGTTGGAGAATTGGATAATTCATATGGCACTAGCGGTGTTACTACAAGGGGTTCCACTGGAGGTCTCACTGGGTTGCTGAACCTTGGGAACACTTGTTTTATGAATAGTGCAATACAGTGCCTTGTACATACACCTGAGTTTGCTAGATATTTTCGTGAAGATTATCATCAAGAAATAAATTGGCAAAACCCACTAGGCATGGTTGTAAGTGACTGGCTCTCAGctattttctttataatttgGTTTCTTCATaaatcttacattttttttatgaaataagaAAATGTTGTACAACAAATTTTATgaagtatttttttcttatacttTAATTGTTTTTTCGTTGAACCGTATCTCAATACaattcaaaattaaaacttCACAATATTGACCCTGTTAGGTGATAGAATATTTTTTGTGGTTCTTGCCACTACTAATGTGTTCTTACAATTATTATAGAGAACTTTGTTCAAGGTTGAAGAGAACTTTGTGATATGTCAacatatttgtttctttttacaTTATGCCCTCCCCTTTACCATTTATTCTAACTTTATCCTTATTTAGTATTAATTCCTAATTCCcttgttctccttttctctatCTAATTACTGATCCGCCCTTGAAAATCCGCCTATTTATGGCCCTGCCGCTTCTCAGTTACAGAATTGCAATCAAACTTATCATTTGAGTTGTTTAGAACTTGGTGGCCCATAAGAGATCCAAACTGGGTTTTTGGTACCCCGGGTTCATAGTtctcacggcgccaaggcgaatcATAGTGTTGGAGGGTTGTTTAAGCACGCCCatcttaaggcgaacaaggttattttttattttctctattttctaactttatttagtaagctacatataccttgtatcataaaaaatcaatattaagtcacatcaagtcattaaaaatcaacattataaaaaataaacagtCACACTAAGTCATAAAAagtcaacatttagagaaatactCTTGTTcaataataagtttgactggtcaaatgattttatttttacatgaaactttttgtattaggtataacatataACGAGTTTTCcgacaagtctaagattacttaagtCTCAGTTGCAataacaaagttatgcttcagtcaagcTTATTTTAAAATCTGCGAATGCTATTAAAATTGGCTGAATGAAAATACTtgtatggatatcaaaacaaaagattattttaccggacttttgttttttagcaatgttttaacacgATAGAATTTATACAATTTTcgtaattgagaaaaacccagcatttaaaagttggaAATCgccccctataaccaaaatccaatctTTGTTTTGGATTggagggttgactttttatccttttggaatttgatttttaaactatttttattggattcaaatagggggtatttgcttatttaggAATAATATCTTTAGTAAAtgaatcatttacttaaatgatatttggcataaataagtgtcaaaacacaatgcgacatgcagtgcaataaggtgaCCGTCGCCTAGGCcctaggcaaaccgcctggacgccaagtCGTCGTCttggcaacgccttgacaactattccCGGGTTGCATCAAGGTTGTTCAAATTACAATACCTTGAGCTTGTCAGTGTAAGGGTAAAAAATGTGTCAACAAAATGATTGTTAATTTGAAAGCTATAATTGCTTCAAAACCACATCTTCTGGTTtctttcttaattaaataatgattaaaaaaaaaatggagtacAAGTAGTAGGGTGGGAGgatagaaaatatattaaaaaaaaaaatcaataaaaaaggggaaagcTGTTGATGGCtgaacaaagaaagagagaatgagagccAGCTCGTCTGAAGAGAGGTAAGCAGTGGCCAGCTTAAAGTACTCTTATAGTTCAACCCTATTATTAGCAGCAAACTCTTTTGTATTGGAAGCAGAAAAAGAATTTCATTAGGAAGAACATTGTTTCATGCAAAAAATGGTCTCTTTGCTCAGCAGGTCTCTGATTAGAAATAAGTGTGTTGGGGTAAACTAGTTGCAGCTCTGGAAAAACCACCGTGTACTTTCAGGGTCATTAATACTGGTTCCTTCAGATTCCTTAGACGATCATGCACTCACTGCCAGCAAATTCACCTTCTTAAGCCCTTTTAAGGCACTCTAATAGGGGAACATATCATCTCACTAACAATCTACCATGGGATGTTTCACAtgggtcaattttttttttatgcttacTAAGTTTTTTGTGTTATTGAGAACTCATGTCTCCAGTTAATAGGAAATGACATGGTGGATTTTAATATAATTCTACTGACTACAATTGGTAATGATGTAGGGAGAACTAGCTCTGGCATTTGGTGAGTTGCTTAGAAAACTATGGGCTCCAGGACGCACGCCAATTGCTCCTCGGCCATTTAAAGCGAAGCTTGCTCGTTTTGCTCCCCAGTTCAGTGGATATAACCAACATGATTCTCAGGTTTGATTGCCACATGTTAATGTGCTTACTAACTTTTCATATATTCTATATAGTTAGTTTATTCCTTGATATCTCTTACTCTATGTTCTTAGGAACTGTTGGCATTTCTGTTAGATGGGCTTCATGAAGATCTAAATCGTGTCAAACACAAACCTTATATAAAGTCTAGAGATGCAGATGGCCGGCCTGATGAAGAAGTTGCTGATGAATACTGGGCAAATCACATTGCTCGAAATGACTCTATAATTGTTGATGTGTGCCAAGTGAGTGTATATTATATATAGTAGTTCTAATACGTCAAATTATCAAGGAAAGAAGATTGTTTGTCCTGTTTGATTTTACCCCAGAATACCCTGTGTAATTGGTTTCTATATTTGCATTATTTGTTGAAGTTTTTTTTGAAGATATTTATTTTTCACGCCGCAAATTTTTTTCTGCCAACTGCACACCAAGTCTTCGGATTATTCACAAGGATAGATTTATTCCCTATTTGAATGGAAGAACTTGATTCATATATTACCTTGCAATCATGCATTAGCTGTACTTGTTGATCACTTAATGGACCAGCACTACTGCATGGcttagatttttttattctggAGTTGTGCAAAATGTGCAATTTTCTTGAACATTGTACGCTCGTAAAACTTGTGACTAGATCATGGTATCCCAGTGTTTGGGGTTAGTTAGATGCATATATGTGCTTGGAAGTCAAAAGAAACATTGGCATTTGATTGAAACACGTTCTTCTTGAAGAGATATAAACCCCAACGGTGAATTGTAGAAATATTATTGTTGGTTTTTTCATTGTATAAAATACTAGTGAAAGGAAATTACTGAACATGCATTCTCTTCCTAACACGTAATGGCTTTGTTAAATTTTGATGGAGGGCTGGTAGTggtagggaagaattccctAAGATGATTCTCAGAGGAGGGAAAAATCGCacaaagaaagagggggggggagaatcGCACACATGCCCGCAGGCTCTCAAACACttactcaattcatattttctattatCTAATTTTGCCCTCcggttacaaccaatatatagggaaaaataaaagacacaaTTAGCAACCAACTGAAATAAGGAAACTACCATAACTAAGCAAACAGACTCTACTAAGACTCTCTAAATTTTATGTGAACCCaacttgctaaaataaagtgaataaaatcaaataaaagccaatcttcctaaataaagtaaatttctaaaatcctactagactaaggactcaatatggatccggttcacgctggatacccagatgggtatcgATTGCTCCATGGGTGCGTATCTACATCAAATTTGGTATGGGATGCATATTATTTATATTCCGACTCAACTCATGTAGGCTTGTCCTAACTAGTTGGGTTCAGAACGTTATTAAAATTCTGACAAATATACACTTGCACAAATTCCATTAATGCCTGTGAATCCATAAACAGTGAACATCTTCAGATGCATATTGTAAAGATATGTAGGCATAGGAATACATGCTGTTGAAACTATGTAATCTCCTACACCAAGTGatgttttcatttgtttttgtttctgtggGCACAACCAATGCCAACATTTTCTCGTCACCCATGGAGTTACCATCAAAATTCTTCTTTTAGGCTATgcttggtagccaagagaagaaaagaaaagaaaaaagaatctagaaatgaaaggaaaagaaaagagaagaaaagaaatgaaatggtgagaaaataaaagaaagtatgtatgtttggttaccattagaggagaagaaaagaaaagaaaagaaaagtttttatattttcccatgttttcttgtgtttttggcaagaatttttttttttttgaaagcaagagaaaacttcacaattcccaagaggaattttgaaattcaaaaactgaatcttctcttggatgaggacatgccaagcacaaagagaaacttttaaaccaagaaaaaagtacttttttcttttcttttcttttcttctcttggctaccaagtGTTAGAGGAGGAACATATTTTGAGAATTTGTGTAACAATTTGGCTAAGGATTTTAGTTCGAACGTAGCAAAATCCTCTATCCTGGTTCAGGACCTAAAGTGCAAAATGCAGTTTTGAAGGTAATTGGTATTCCACCTTCAAAAAAAGCGACGCGTGAGCCTCAAGGGCATGCAATTTAAATCGATGTTTGTTTGAGTCCATAATGAAAACCTCCCAGCCCGGGTATACCCACACATTAACATCATGGGGATTGGGAGCCATAGCCCAATGGGTTTGGAGAGGGGGGGTCCTGTATGGGCAACTTAACCTGGTTGAAATTATCTTAAATCTGTTTCCGCTCGCTCCTTTGGATGGCTGTGAGAAGGCTAAACTTTGCAGAAGGAATTCTATTAGATCGGTGATggttggtaatttttttttttttagacaattTACTTGCTTAGACCCATTCTCTGAGATCTGTCATTTCTATGGGGAAGCTGAGAGGTGGTGTTACCACAGCTGTGATTGCCAGGACTTATGAATTCCTCATTAATATGTGATTATCTGCCTGCCTTTTCAGCTGTATTCTGTTTTTTTGAATTTGTACTGCTGGTGAAGTATTGCAAAATGGAAGTTagtgtttattatttattattttatgggagagggttgaGCACACTGCCTGCTTGCTGCAAGCTATCTAGCAGTGTGCAACAAGTATGGGGAGGGGCATGGGGGGTCCTTTCCAAAGGGTGAGGGAGAGAGAATGACACAGGCTGGTGAGCCGAGCAGCGTTCCCagttttttcccttattttatttattcttttctttctctggcTACTAGATGTCGGATGTGTGCTACTGATGCCAGATCCCCATATTTGTCCTTTAATTTATGTATCTTTGTGATCCAAATTTGACAGGGTCAATACAAATCAACTCTGGTTTGCCCTGTATGTGGAAAAGTGTCCGTGACATTTGATCCCTTCATGTATCTCTCTTTGCCACTTCAATTTACAGTTACTCGGACCATGACTGTCACAGTTTTTACCAGTGATGGGAGTGCACTGCCAGTTCCATGTACTGTGAATGTTCCAAAACAGGGTCGTTGCAAGGACTTGATTCAAGCCATTAGTAGTGCTTGTTCCTTGAAAAGTAGTGAGAGGCTTTTGCTTGCTGAGGTTCGTTGAAGTTAAACACTCTAATCCTTCCACTAATTAGAATGCATACATTTTACTTGGACTGAGTTTTATTCAAATGTGTCCTTTTGTAGATTCGCGGCTGCCTGATTCATCGATTCTTGGATGATCCCTTGATATCATTGTCCACAATAAAAGATGATGACCGCCTTGCTGCTTATAAGATACCAAAGTTTGTG
It includes:
- the LOC122084815 gene encoding ubiquitin carboxyl-terminal hydrolase 5 isoform X2, whose amino-acid sequence is MPKGEHATIRISKKDTIGELHRRTCEIFYLNLEQVCIWDYYGHQKHALMNDMEKTLDDVNIQMDQDILVEVLGDANGNASGGCMSPVQDNGCVEKDSTSVLLEPCKSSLSIAGGMSASKGVSRSCSSDLSQNHQLTSPVGELDNSYGTSGVTTRGSTGGLTGLLNLGNTCFMNSAIQCLVHTPEFARYFREDYHQEINWQNPLGMVGELALAFGELLRKLWAPGRTPIAPRPFKAKLARFAPQFSGYNQHDSQELLAFLLDGLHEDLNRVKHKPYIKSRDADGRPDEEVADEYWANHIARNDSIIVDVCQGQYKSTLVCPVCGKVSVTFDPFMYLSLPLQFTVTRTMTVTVFTSDGSALPVPCTVNVPKQGRCKDLIQAISSACSLKSSERLLLAEIRGCLIHRFLDDPLISLSTIKDDDRLAAYKIPKFVKNTVFLRLIHRRGEQGSTGAHMDWKPYGTPLVSPISCDDVVTRGDVQSIVHSILSPLLRVKTHWSPDLPDTNIPVAASLASQAVGSSEACTDVMVSDSIDKDDSSCLPSMRSKLPLQLVDENNACIDLSTGEEKPIRLSSSSSPIIVFIDWSKEQLEKYDTHYLETLPEVLKYGNVAKKARTEPLSLYTCLEAFLREEPLVPEDMWYCPQCKERRQASKKLDLWRLPEVLVIHLKRFSYSRSMKHKLETFVNFPIHDFDLTNYVAHKNNSRRQIYELYALSNHYGGMGSGHYTAHIKLLDENRWYNFDDSHISPINEDEVKSAAAYVLFYRRVKSEDIPISNGTRSCAGHDNSSFQK